A part of Sulfurifustis variabilis genomic DNA contains:
- a CDS encoding YdcH family protein, with the protein MTLLRDPDLIREFPDLAPRITGLMLASPGFAALYAEYEIVDREIRAIGGHTEPGQGDHVRGLEKRRARLREMLHAMLKD; encoded by the coding sequence ATGACGCTCCTCCGGGATCCCGACCTGATTCGCGAGTTCCCCGATCTGGCGCCACGCATAACCGGGCTAATGCTGGCGAGTCCAGGCTTCGCGGCCCTCTACGCCGAGTACGAGATCGTCGACCGCGAGATCCGCGCGATCGGCGGCCACACGGAACCCGGTCAGGGCGACCACGTCCGCGGCCTCGAGAAGCGACGCGCGCGGCTTCGCGAAATGCTGCACGCGATGCTCAAGGATTGA
- a CDS encoding transcriptional regulator: MFRRDLIALLRDARSVHDLARELDARPAEIEEDLVHLLRSLRRGTEYRAVVVPARCRRCGFTFRDDRLSKPGKCPRCRHTWIAAPLVRIEPAGDRSG, encoded by the coding sequence GTGTTCCGCCGCGATCTCATCGCCCTTCTCCGGGACGCGCGCAGCGTGCACGACCTGGCGCGCGAGCTCGACGCGAGGCCTGCCGAGATCGAGGAAGACCTGGTGCATCTGCTCCGCAGCCTGCGGCGCGGCACGGAGTACCGCGCGGTCGTGGTCCCCGCCCGCTGTCGCCGCTGCGGCTTCACGTTTCGGGACGACCGGCTCTCGAAGCCCGGCAAGTGCCCGCGCTGTCGGCACACCTGGATCGCGGCGCCGCTCGTACGGATCGAGCCCGCCGGGGATCGCTCCGGCTGA
- a CDS encoding MFS transporter, which yields MRDPDPGSRADVPRLVFLFGLAYFAQALGQMGGLLSQPLAYYFKEALGFDSAQLAEYLAVLSLPWMIKPLYGLISDYVPLLGYRRRTWLMLVNLCAATGFLWLSGLTELGTMLIALFLAAFGTAAADVIVDALMVETGNRTGETARFLGVQWFWFKTGAIVTALTGGWLASQFPPATALHVAATLTMLAPIAVAVAAYLLAREDRAAIDVESMRATTRSLVLAVRSPNLRIAAAFLALWCFSPAFGAPLYYHMVDRLHFEQQFIGQLGALTAGGAVIGAWVFARRMADRTLVWRAKFSVTAAAAGMLSYLLLAEPHPYVATVAMPLNVFVGMVAQIGTLTILSVAAQACPPRAEGFVFAALMSLYNGVEQLSAVVGARLYEQAFERSLAPLLWVAAASLLLCFVLIPSLKRLGNGRDARASAPGTERPAV from the coding sequence ATGCGCGATCCGGATCCGGGCAGCCGCGCGGACGTTCCGCGCCTGGTATTCCTCTTCGGCCTCGCCTATTTCGCGCAGGCGCTCGGGCAGATGGGCGGCCTCCTGAGCCAGCCCCTCGCCTATTACTTCAAGGAAGCGCTCGGTTTCGACAGCGCGCAGCTCGCCGAGTACCTCGCGGTCCTTTCCCTTCCCTGGATGATCAAGCCGCTCTACGGGCTGATCAGCGACTACGTGCCGCTCCTCGGCTACCGGCGCAGGACGTGGCTGATGCTCGTGAACCTGTGCGCGGCGACCGGCTTCCTGTGGCTCTCCGGCCTCACGGAGCTCGGCACGATGCTGATCGCGCTCTTTCTCGCCGCCTTCGGCACGGCGGCCGCCGACGTGATCGTCGACGCGCTCATGGTCGAGACCGGGAACCGCACCGGGGAAACGGCGCGCTTCCTCGGCGTGCAGTGGTTCTGGTTCAAGACGGGCGCGATCGTGACCGCGCTCACCGGCGGCTGGCTCGCTTCGCAGTTTCCTCCGGCCACGGCCCTGCACGTCGCGGCGACGCTCACGATGCTCGCTCCGATCGCCGTGGCCGTCGCGGCCTACCTGCTCGCGCGCGAAGACCGCGCCGCGATCGACGTCGAGTCCATGCGCGCGACCACCCGCAGCCTCGTCCTGGCCGTGCGCTCGCCGAACCTGCGGATTGCCGCCGCCTTCCTGGCGCTCTGGTGCTTCAGCCCGGCCTTCGGCGCGCCGCTTTACTACCACATGGTGGACCGCCTGCACTTCGAACAGCAGTTCATCGGGCAGCTCGGCGCCCTGACCGCCGGCGGCGCGGTGATCGGCGCCTGGGTGTTCGCGCGGCGCATGGCGGACAGGACGCTCGTCTGGCGCGCCAAGTTCAGCGTGACGGCAGCGGCGGCCGGCATGCTGTCGTACCTGCTGCTCGCCGAACCCCATCCCTACGTCGCCACGGTCGCCATGCCGCTCAACGTCTTCGTCGGGATGGTCGCGCAGATCGGGACGCTCACGATCCTCTCGGTCGCCGCGCAGGCCTGCCCGCCGCGCGCGGAGGGCTTCGTGTTCGCGGCCCTCATGTCGCTGTACAACGGGGTCGAGCAGCTCTCGGCGGTCGTCGGCGCGCGACTCTACGAGCAGGCGTTCGAGCGCTCGCTCGCGCCGCTCCTGTGGGTCGCGGCCGCCTCGCTCCTGCTTTGCTTCGTGCTGATCCCTTCGCTCAAGCGGCTGGGCAACGGCCGGGACGCGCGAGCTTCCGCGCCGGGCACGGAGCGACCGGCGGTGTGA
- a CDS encoding CPBP family intramembrane glutamic endopeptidase, with protein MKIRVKRKHRATGTSLASRGGLCVFVSCACLAARPALAEPAAFWKGMASAILPGSGQAMAGDYGEGLAHFGVFGVSLYGALRQRDRDDFLDEDARYDEDEDREVINKTTLRYDYAARLAFDTALYSSYAAYRDARQRDNAGYRTPLPRESLADLARAPFSLRYLSRATTFVPLLIQAAAVLAADDGYRIDRAPDVSEGDLHLYNLVANEMTAVGEEAFFRGFINNEFSERYGNRWGLAISSVIFGLGHTGEGQTANAVQATAAGLYLGWLHQRNGFEAGEGVALHYWINVLAGLSAIREGGRAQVLELRLSF; from the coding sequence ATGAAAATACGCGTGAAGAGAAAGCACCGGGCGACGGGAACATCTCTGGCTTCACGCGGCGGCCTGTGCGTGTTCGTTTCGTGCGCGTGCCTGGCCGCCCGTCCGGCGCTCGCCGAGCCGGCGGCGTTCTGGAAGGGCATGGCGAGCGCGATCCTGCCCGGAAGCGGACAGGCGATGGCCGGCGACTACGGCGAGGGACTCGCGCACTTCGGCGTCTTCGGGGTCTCGCTTTACGGCGCCCTCCGTCAACGCGACAGGGACGACTTCCTCGACGAGGACGCACGCTACGACGAGGACGAGGACCGCGAGGTCATCAACAAGACCACGCTGCGCTACGACTACGCGGCGCGGCTGGCCTTCGACACCGCGCTCTATTCTTCTTACGCCGCCTATCGCGACGCCCGGCAGCGCGACAACGCCGGCTATCGGACGCCGCTCCCGCGCGAGTCGCTGGCGGACCTTGCCCGCGCCCCGTTCTCCCTCCGTTATCTCTCGCGGGCCACGACCTTCGTGCCCCTCCTGATCCAGGCGGCCGCGGTGCTGGCGGCCGACGACGGATACCGCATCGATCGGGCGCCGGACGTGAGCGAGGGGGACCTGCACCTCTACAACCTCGTCGCGAACGAGATGACGGCGGTCGGCGAGGAGGCGTTCTTCCGGGGCTTCATCAACAACGAGTTCAGCGAGCGCTACGGAAACCGGTGGGGGCTCGCGATCTCTTCCGTGATCTTCGGCCTCGGGCATACCGGCGAGGGGCAGACGGCGAATGCCGTGCAGGCGACCGCGGCCGGGCTGTACCTGGGGTGGCTGCACCAGCGAAACGGCTTCGAGGCGGGCGAGGGCGTGGCGCTGCACTACTGGATCAACGTGCTTGCCGGGTTATCCGCGATTCGCGAGGGCGGCCGGGCGCAGGTGCTGGAGCTCAGGTTGTCTTTTTGA
- a CDS encoding rhodanese-like domain-containing protein — protein MFFRSTIKEIDAPLLQEWLEGKNGGTFRIIDVRSPQEIAGGSIPGAEPMPLNTVPLKLHEFDPKETYVFVCRSGARSAQACMFMQQRGFDNVYNLRGGMIGWSQTGGRISAMKQAV, from the coding sequence ATGTTTTTCAGGAGCACGATCAAGGAAATCGACGCGCCCCTCCTCCAGGAATGGCTCGAGGGCAAGAACGGGGGAACCTTCCGAATCATCGACGTTCGCTCCCCGCAGGAAATCGCGGGCGGCAGCATCCCCGGCGCCGAGCCGATGCCGCTCAACACCGTGCCGCTCAAGCTGCACGAGTTCGACCCCAAAGAGACGTACGTCTTCGTTTGCCGCAGCGGCGCCCGATCGGCTCAGGCCTGCATGTTCATGCAGCAGCGCGGCTTCGATAACGTCTATAACCTCCGGGGCGGCATGATCGGCTGGTCGCAGACCGGGGGCCGGATCTCGGCCATGAAGCAGGCGGTCTAG
- the thiC gene encoding phosphomethylpyrimidine synthase ThiC produces MSANPKDAVTAAIRLGPEYTAPFPASRKIHVEGSRPDIRVPMREVAQADTRGSGGAERNPPIWVYDSSGPYTDPAVETDARKGLAPLRARWIEERGDSEPLSDVTSAYGRARKSDRKLDDVRFPNEPRPRRAKAGANVTQMHYARRGIVTPEMEYVAIRENLRRDAYRDALLLAQHPGMSFGAAIPKTITPEFVRDEVARGRAIIPANINHPESEPMIIGRNFLVKINANIGNSPVASSIREEVEKMVWSTRWGADTVMDLSTGRHIHETREWIIRNSPVPIGTVPIYQALEKVDGKAEELTWEIYRDTLIEQAEQGVDYFTVHAGVRLPYIPLTARRVTGIVSRGGSIMAKWCLAHHKESFLYTRFEEICEIMKVYDVAFSLGDGLRPGSIADANDAAQFAELKTLGELTQIAWKHDVQVMIEGPGHIPMQLIKENMEKELGDCAEAPFYTLGPLTTDIAPGYDHITSAIGAAMIGWFGTAMLCYVTPKEHLGLPNRKDVKDGIIAYKIAAHAADLAKGHPGAQIRDNALSKARFEFRWEDQFNLSLDPDTAREFHDETLPQEGAKLAHFCSMCGPHFCSMKITQEVRDYAASQGVAEDEALEKGLEEKAAEFKKTGSEIYRKA; encoded by the coding sequence ATGAGCGCGAACCCCAAAGACGCAGTGACCGCGGCGATCCGCCTCGGCCCCGAGTACACGGCCCCTTTCCCCGCGAGCCGCAAGATCCACGTCGAGGGCAGCCGCCCCGATATCCGCGTCCCCATGCGCGAGGTGGCGCAGGCGGACACGCGCGGGAGCGGCGGCGCCGAGCGCAACCCCCCGATCTGGGTCTACGACAGCTCCGGTCCCTACACCGACCCCGCCGTCGAAACCGACGCGCGCAAGGGCCTGGCGCCGCTGCGCGCGCGCTGGATCGAGGAGCGCGGCGACAGCGAGCCGCTGTCCGACGTGACCTCGGCCTACGGCCGCGCGCGGAAGAGCGACCGCAAGCTCGACGACGTGCGTTTTCCCAACGAGCCGCGCCCGCGCCGCGCGAAGGCCGGCGCGAACGTCACGCAGATGCACTACGCGCGCCGCGGCATCGTGACGCCCGAGATGGAGTACGTCGCGATCCGCGAGAACCTGCGGCGCGACGCCTACCGCGACGCGCTGCTGCTGGCGCAGCATCCGGGCATGAGCTTCGGCGCGGCCATTCCGAAGACGATCACGCCCGAGTTCGTGCGCGACGAGGTCGCGCGCGGGCGCGCCATCATTCCGGCGAACATCAACCACCCCGAGTCCGAGCCGATGATCATCGGCCGCAACTTTCTCGTGAAGATCAACGCCAACATCGGCAACTCGCCGGTCGCGTCCTCGATCCGCGAGGAGGTCGAGAAGATGGTGTGGTCCACGCGCTGGGGCGCGGACACGGTGATGGACCTCTCCACGGGAAGACACATCCACGAGACGCGCGAGTGGATCATCCGCAACTCGCCGGTGCCGATCGGCACCGTGCCGATCTACCAGGCGCTCGAGAAGGTGGACGGCAAGGCAGAGGAGCTCACGTGGGAGATCTACCGCGACACGCTGATCGAGCAGGCCGAGCAGGGCGTGGACTACTTCACCGTGCACGCGGGCGTGCGCCTGCCGTACATCCCGCTCACGGCACGGCGCGTGACCGGCATCGTTTCTCGCGGCGGCTCGATCATGGCGAAGTGGTGCCTCGCGCACCACAAGGAGAGCTTCCTCTATACGCGCTTCGAGGAGATCTGCGAGATCATGAAGGTCTACGACGTCGCCTTCTCGCTCGGCGACGGGCTGCGTCCCGGCTCGATCGCGGACGCGAACGACGCCGCGCAGTTCGCGGAGCTCAAGACGCTCGGCGAGCTCACGCAAATCGCCTGGAAGCACGACGTGCAGGTGATGATCGAGGGCCCCGGCCACATCCCCATGCAGCTCATCAAGGAGAACATGGAGAAGGAGCTCGGCGACTGCGCGGAGGCGCCGTTCTACACGCTCGGGCCCCTCACGACCGACATCGCCCCGGGCTACGACCATATTACTTCCGCCATCGGCGCCGCGATGATCGGCTGGTTCGGAACCGCGATGCTCTGCTACGTGACGCCGAAGGAGCACCTCGGGCTGCCCAACCGCAAGGACGTGAAGGACGGCATCATCGCCTACAAGATTGCCGCCCACGCGGCGGATCTCGCGAAGGGCCATCCCGGCGCGCAGATTCGCGACAACGCGCTCTCCAAGGCGCGCTTCGAGTTCCGCTGGGAGGACCAGTTCAACCTCTCGCTCGATCCCGACACGGCGCGCGAGTTCCACGACGAGACGCTGCCCCAGGAGGGCGCGAAGCTCGCGCACTTCTGCTCCATGTGCGGCCCGCACTTCTGCTCCATGAAGATTACGCAGGAGGTGCGGGACTACGCCGCGAGCCAGGGCGTCGCCGAGGACGAGGCGCTCGAGAAGGGGCTCGAGGAGAAGGCCGCGGAGTTCAAGAAGACCGGCTCGGAGATCTACCGGAAGGCGTGA
- a CDS encoding protein-L-isoaspartate O-methyltransferase family protein has product MDFAEARQKMLDQQVRPWEVLDPRVLEAMARTPREHYAPEAYRKLAYADMCLPLGRGQVMMPPKLEARLLQALDIEPKDRILEIGTGSGYVTALLASLGGHVYSVEMIPEFQARAAEKLAEAGIRNVTLEVGDAARGWTRHAPYDVIFVGGSLPLFPDDIRAQLAPGGRMVAIVGQSPAMEARRIVRLARDNWSETSLFETDLPPLINAPEPPRFVF; this is encoded by the coding sequence ATGGACTTCGCGGAAGCGCGGCAGAAAATGCTGGATCAGCAGGTCCGTCCGTGGGAGGTCCTCGACCCGCGGGTCCTCGAGGCCATGGCCCGCACCCCTCGCGAGCACTACGCGCCCGAGGCATACCGCAAGCTGGCGTACGCCGACATGTGCCTGCCGCTCGGGCGCGGGCAGGTCATGATGCCGCCCAAGCTCGAGGCGCGCCTGCTCCAGGCCCTCGATATCGAGCCGAAGGACCGGATCCTCGAGATCGGCACCGGCAGCGGCTACGTCACGGCACTCCTTGCGAGCCTCGGCGGACACGTCTACAGCGTCGAAATGATCCCGGAGTTCCAGGCGCGCGCCGCGGAGAAGCTCGCCGAGGCGGGCATCCGGAACGTGACCCTGGAGGTCGGCGACGCCGCGCGTGGCTGGACTCGGCACGCACCCTACGACGTCATCTTCGTCGGGGGCTCGCTACCCCTGTTTCCCGACGACATCCGCGCGCAGCTCGCGCCCGGTGGGCGCATGGTCGCGATCGTCGGCCAATCGCCCGCCATGGAGGCGCGACGGATCGTGCGCCTGGCCAGGGACAACTGGAGCGAGACGTCGCTCTTCGAGACCGACCTGCCTCCGCTCATCAACGCCCCGGAGCCGCCCCGGTTCGTTTTCTAG
- a CDS encoding rhodanese-like domain-containing protein: MVQQLTVKQLHDWLSREGGRPVILDVREPWELQVCALPDSRHIPMRQIPLRVAELDPEAELVVVCHHGIRSQQVANYLDRQGFGRIYNLRGGVDAWAREIDPGMATY, encoded by the coding sequence ATGGTCCAGCAACTGACCGTCAAGCAGCTTCATGACTGGCTGAGCAGGGAGGGGGGCCGGCCGGTGATCCTGGACGTGCGGGAACCGTGGGAACTGCAGGTGTGCGCCCTGCCGGATTCCAGGCACATCCCCATGCGCCAGATCCCGCTGCGCGTCGCGGAGCTCGACCCGGAGGCCGAGCTGGTGGTGGTCTGCCATCACGGCATCCGCAGCCAGCAAGTGGCGAACTACCTCGACCGCCAAGGCTTCGGCCGCATCTATAACCTGCGAGGCGGGGTCGACGCCTGGGCCAGGGAGATCGACCCGGGCATGGCGACGTACTGA
- a CDS encoding TolC family outer membrane protein, with the protein MRLPIRSRLAGLLLAFASPAPADDLLDVYRRAEQNDPRFRAATATYRAALERRPQARAGLLPLIEATADATRNDNRVRTDAGIVSRPAGRASFDSTGYTLSLTQPVYNAAVFAGLRQAGAEVRRAEAQFAAARQELITRAAEAYFQVLAAQDGLALAEAEQTAIARQLEVAEGRLEVGLAAITDVHDARARFELAAAQLIEARNLLADRREALRELTGAAPVALAPLADLPLTRPEPAEVDRWVETAGRQNLALAASREAVEIAREEVRRRRAGHFPTLDIVGSRTYTDDEGSVARPDVNVRTDNEAIGLELNLPIFQGGLVAARTAEAAQLLQAAEQELEAAVRGVERATRAAYLGAASGAARVQALTQAVVASESALEAKREGFEAGINSNIDVLDASRDLFRARRDLAAARYDYVLNLMRLKQSAGTLGDEDLVTVNNWLGAR; encoded by the coding sequence ATGAGGTTGCCGATCCGCTCCCGCCTCGCCGGCCTGCTGCTCGCCTTCGCGTCCCCCGCGCCGGCGGACGATCTGCTCGACGTGTATCGCCGTGCCGAGCAGAACGACCCGCGCTTTCGCGCCGCCACCGCCACGTACCGCGCGGCCCTGGAGCGGCGTCCGCAGGCCCGCGCCGGCCTGCTCCCGCTCATCGAAGCGACCGCCGACGCGACCCGCAACGACAACCGCGTCCGGACCGACGCCGGGATCGTGTCGCGGCCGGCCGGGCGCGCCTCTTTCGACAGCACGGGCTACACGCTGAGCCTCACGCAACCGGTCTACAACGCCGCGGTCTTCGCCGGGCTGCGCCAGGCGGGGGCCGAGGTCCGGCGCGCCGAGGCCCAGTTCGCGGCCGCGCGCCAGGAGCTGATCACGCGTGCCGCGGAGGCCTACTTTCAGGTCCTCGCCGCGCAGGACGGGCTCGCGCTCGCCGAGGCGGAGCAGACCGCGATCGCGCGTCAGCTCGAGGTCGCCGAGGGACGCCTCGAGGTCGGACTCGCCGCCATCACCGACGTGCACGACGCGCGGGCGCGCTTCGAGCTCGCGGCCGCGCAGCTCATCGAGGCCCGGAACCTCCTTGCCGACCGCCGGGAGGCCCTGCGCGAACTGACCGGCGCCGCCCCTGTCGCGCTCGCGCCGCTGGCCGACCTGCCGCTGACCAGACCCGAACCGGCTGAGGTCGACCGCTGGGTCGAGACGGCCGGACGGCAGAACCTGGCACTGGCCGCGAGCCGCGAGGCGGTCGAGATTGCGCGGGAGGAAGTGCGGCGCCGGCGCGCCGGTCATTTTCCGACGCTCGATATCGTGGGCAGCAGGACATACACGGATGACGAAGGTTCGGTCGCCCGGCCCGACGTGAACGTGCGTACGGACAACGAAGCCATCGGGCTCGAGCTCAACCTGCCGATCTTCCAGGGCGGGCTCGTGGCCGCGCGCACCGCCGAGGCGGCGCAGCTCCTGCAGGCGGCGGAGCAGGAGCTCGAGGCAGCGGTGCGGGGCGTCGAGCGCGCGACGCGCGCGGCCTATCTCGGCGCGGCGAGCGGCGCCGCGCGCGTGCAGGCGTTGACCCAGGCGGTGGTCGCGAGCGAATCGGCGCTCGAGGCCAAGCGCGAAGGTTTCGAGGCCGGCATCAACTCCAACATCGACGTGCTCGACGCGAGCCGCGATCTCTTCCGCGCCAGGCGCGACCTTGCCGCCGCGCGGTATGATTACGTGCTCAATCTCATGCGGCTCAAGCAGTCGGCCGGCACGCTCGGCGACGAGGACCTCGTGACGGTCAACAACTGGCTCGGTGCGCGATGA
- a CDS encoding YybH family protein produces the protein MNDPRFSSAEEAEAAFYRAFERRDLDAMMAVWADEATVVCVHPGGPMLIGREAVRASWEQILGGGGSVGFTVQEVRRETRDGLAVHVVQEHIRAGDERPGPPVLATNVYRLTDRGWRMILHHASPSPRPARPRGMVH, from the coding sequence ATGAACGACCCGCGATTCTCCAGCGCCGAGGAGGCCGAAGCGGCGTTCTACCGCGCCTTCGAGCGGCGCGATCTCGACGCCATGATGGCCGTATGGGCCGACGAAGCGACGGTGGTGTGCGTGCACCCGGGGGGCCCGATGCTCATCGGCCGTGAGGCCGTGCGCGCGAGCTGGGAGCAGATTCTCGGCGGTGGCGGGTCCGTGGGCTTCACGGTGCAGGAGGTGCGGCGCGAGACGCGCGACGGTCTCGCGGTGCACGTCGTCCAGGAGCACATCCGCGCCGGTGACGAGCGGCCGGGCCCGCCGGTGCTCGCGACCAATGTCTACCGGCTCACGGATCGCGGTTGGCGGATGATCCTTCACCATGCCTCGCCGTCGCCCCGGCCGGCGCGTCCGCGGGGCATGGTGCACTGA
- a CDS encoding outer membrane beta-barrel protein: MKLRTLALLTFSAALAVPPLAAAQGGFDSTKLFFGAGISQNDASGIDDEGTGFQIFGGYEFGQLARNVSLDAEVGYMDSGDMKACDTFFGIRQCAEGDAKGLWATGVGRLALNPQFDLIGRLGFDFGDDDGLMFGIGGGFNVNKQTQLRLELVERDEISSLQFNFVYRP, from the coding sequence ATGAAGCTCAGGACGCTTGCGCTGTTGACGTTCTCCGCCGCACTCGCGGTACCCCCGCTGGCTGCCGCCCAGGGGGGATTCGATTCCACCAAGCTCTTTTTCGGCGCCGGGATCAGCCAGAATGATGCGTCCGGAATCGACGACGAGGGCACCGGCTTCCAGATTTTCGGCGGCTACGAGTTCGGCCAGTTGGCGCGAAACGTCAGCCTGGACGCCGAGGTGGGTTACATGGACAGCGGTGACATGAAGGCGTGCGACACCTTTTTCGGCATCAGGCAGTGCGCGGAAGGCGATGCGAAAGGTCTCTGGGCGACGGGCGTCGGCCGGCTTGCGCTCAACCCGCAGTTCGACCTGATCGGTCGCCTGGGCTTCGACTTCGGCGATGACGACGGGCTGATGTTCGGTATTGGCGGCGGCTTCAACGTGAACAAGCAGACGCAGCTCCGCCTGGAGCTCGTCGAGCGCGACGAGATCAGCTCGCTGCAGTTCAACTTCGTCTACCGCCCGTAG
- the waaA gene encoding lipid IV(A) 3-deoxy-D-manno-octulosonic acid transferase produces the protein MSRSSLLRLYSAAFYALVPFILLRLFWRGIRALVGETRSADGTRSGLRLPGYWRRISERFGHIGPIDRPVIWLHAVSVGETQAAAPLVRALLDRFPRYRLLVTTMTPTGSATVRRLFDDEVAHCYVPYDLPSAVGRFLDRVQPAIAIVMETELWPNLFHLCRDRGIPVMVANLRLSERAVQRYLRFPRLMRATLAQATVLAPQTQADAERVRRLGAPGEIVHVTGSIKFDVNLSASVREATEVLRGQWGRDRPVWLAASTHEGEEELVLAARTQLTRRFPDHLLVIVPRHPERFAPVARLTKKSGCRTALWSERRGPIDAAVEVLIGDTMGELQLFYGAADVAFIGGSLVPTGGHNLLEAAAVGTPVVFGPHMHNFTEIARLTLERGAGVQVMNATQLAPAISDFMGNANRRFNAGEAGKRMVAENRGAVERTLELIGKLIPADPHA, from the coding sequence GTGAGCCGCTCATCCCTGCTTCGCCTCTACTCGGCCGCCTTCTACGCGCTGGTGCCGTTCATCCTGCTGCGGCTGTTCTGGCGCGGCATCCGGGCGCTCGTCGGCGAGACGCGCTCCGCCGACGGAACGCGGTCGGGTCTGCGTCTGCCCGGGTACTGGCGGCGCATTTCGGAGCGCTTCGGGCATATCGGACCGATCGATCGTCCGGTCATCTGGCTCCACGCGGTATCCGTCGGTGAGACCCAGGCGGCCGCGCCGCTGGTGCGCGCGCTCCTGGACCGCTTTCCACGCTACCGGCTTCTCGTCACCACGATGACGCCGACCGGCTCGGCCACGGTCCGACGCCTCTTCGACGACGAGGTCGCGCACTGCTACGTGCCGTACGACCTGCCGTCGGCCGTCGGCCGCTTTCTCGATCGCGTGCAGCCGGCGATCGCGATCGTGATGGAGACCGAGCTCTGGCCGAACCTGTTTCATCTCTGCCGCGACCGCGGTATCCCCGTCATGGTGGCGAACCTGCGCCTTTCCGAGCGGGCCGTGCAGCGTTACCTCCGGTTTCCGCGGCTCATGCGCGCGACGCTCGCGCAGGCCACGGTGCTCGCGCCCCAGACGCAGGCGGACGCCGAGCGCGTGCGCCGGCTCGGCGCACCGGGGGAGATCGTGCACGTCACGGGCAGCATCAAGTTCGACGTGAACCTCTCGGCGAGCGTGCGCGAAGCGACCGAGGTGCTGCGCGGCCAGTGGGGGCGGGACCGGCCCGTGTGGCTCGCGGCGAGCACGCACGAGGGAGAGGAGGAGCTCGTGCTCGCCGCGCGCACGCAGCTCACCCGCCGCTTCCCCGATCACCTGCTCGTGATCGTGCCGCGCCACCCGGAACGCTTCGCGCCGGTCGCGCGCCTGACGAAGAAGAGCGGCTGCCGCACCGCTCTTTGGAGCGAGCGACGCGGCCCCATCGACGCCGCGGTGGAGGTGCTCATCGGCGATACCATGGGCGAGCTGCAGCTCTTCTATGGCGCGGCGGACGTGGCGTTCATCGGCGGCAGCCTGGTGCCGACCGGCGGGCACAACCTGCTCGAGGCGGCGGCCGTCGGCACGCCGGTCGTGTTCGGTCCCCACATGCACAATTTCACGGAGATCGCCCGGCTCACGCTCGAGCGCGGCGCCGGAGTGCAGGTCATGAACGCCACGCAGCTCGCGCCCGCCATCAGCGATTTCATGGGCAACGCCAACCGCCGCTTCAACGCCGGAGAGGCCGGCAAGCGCATGGTGGCCGAGAACCGCGGTGCGGTCGAAAGAACGCTGGAACTGATCGGCAAACTGATCCCCGCCGATCCCCACGCCTGA